The genomic interval GCACCACCGCATCACGCAGCACCGGCTCGAGGTCGAACAGGCCGTCCTCGAGAAAAAGCCTGTCCTCGTCGTCCTCGGCGTCGTCGGCCGGATCCGCGGGCTTGCCGTGGTTCCGGTCATCGGCGTCAGGGTACGAGAACATCTCCTGGAAGTCCGCCTCGACCTCTCGGCTCAGCGGCTCCAGACACCTTACGCACTCCCCCTCGACCGTCGCACGGGCGGTCCCGGTGACGAGCACGCCCTCCATGACGGATTCGAGACGGAGGTCCAGTTCCACCGGCGCGCCCTCCGGCACTCCGATGACGCCGCCGACTCCGAGGTCGGCGGGGGCGTCCGCCGTGCGGGTCAGCCGCTTCATGGCACCCGGACGCCGGCCCAGCTCGTGCGTGTCGAACACGAGGGGGTTTCGGTGGTCGAGCTGGCCGTTCAGGGCTTCTCCTGCTTTCGGATCGAACGCGTCACGCGCGGGTGGGAGGGGCCGGCCCGTCCGGAGTCGAAGCGGGCAGCCGGGATCGCGGACATACGCGCGACCGAAGAGCCAGGATACTGGACACACCGCCCAGCTCCCAATCCGGGCCCTTCCGGCGGTCAGCGCTCCTGTTCGTAACGGCGCAGCTGGTCCAGGTCGATCATGCTGGTGTCGAAGAGGCTGGTCTCGTCCAGGGCGGCCTCACCGTTCTGCGGGAGGGGCTGCTGGGGCTGCTGCCAGGCGTCGTAGCCCTGCTGCTGCTGGTAGGCCGCGTACGGGTCCGGCTGCTGCTGGTAGCCGTAGACGTCCTGCTGCGGCTGGTACGCGTCCTGCTGCTGGTCCTGGTAGCCGTACCCCTGGGCGTACTGCGGTTCCGGCTGGGCGTACTGCGGCTCGGTCTGGTGCGGGATCGGGAGCGGCTGCGGGGCCGCGACCTCGGCCAGCCCGGCCCAGTGGTCCTCGTCGCTGGTGTGCCCCTGGTCGCCGGCCGCGTCCTGGGCGGCGATGTGCGCGCCCAGCTCGTCGGTGGCGACCCGGCCGTGCAGCTTCTGCCGGCCCCGGCCGACGGCCTCCAGGGTCTTGGCGAGCACCGCCTCGAAGGCGCCGAGCTTGGTGTCCACGTATTCGTCGGCGCGCTGCCGCAGCGTCTCCGGGTCGGCGCTGCGCTCGGGGGCCTCGGCGAAGTCCGGGTCCTCGTAGCCCTGCGCGTCGAAGCCCTGGCCGCGGCCGAGCAGCTTCTCGCGGCCCCGGTCGACGGAGCCGATGGTCTTGGTGAGGACGACCTCGAAGTTGGCGAGCTTGCTGTCGACGTACTCGTCGGCCTCGGCGCGGACCTCGTCGGCCTCCTTGCGGGCCTCGGCGAGGATGCGGTCGGCCTCGGCCTGGGAGCGCCGGGCGATCTCGGTGTCGGAGATCAGGGCGGTGCGCTCGGCATGGGCGTTCTCGATGATGCGGCCGGCCTCCTGGCGGGCCTGCTCCACCAGCTGCTCGTGGCCGCCGATGACCTCGGCGGCCTGGGCGAGCGAGCCGGGCAGGGCCTCGCGCACCTCTTCGAGCATCGCGAGCAGTTCGGCGCGGTTGACCACGCAGGACGCCGACATGGGCATGGACCGGGCGTTCCCGACCGTCGCGACGATCTCGTCCAGCTTCTTCTGCACGTCCACCGTGTGCTCGCCACTCTCTACTGCCGGTTGGAGACGGACGGGACGACTGTACGGCCAGTCGGCGCCCGCCCGACACCTGCGGGGCGTGACGCTGACGCGCTGTCAGTGGCTCAGCGCTGCGCGAGGCGTTCGGTCAGGGCGCGCTGGACGACCGGCGGCAGCAGGTGGGAGACGTCGCCGCCCCAGGCAGCGACCTCCTTGACCAGGGAGGACGACAGGAAGCTGTAGGTGGGGTTGGTCGGCACGAAGAGCGTTTCGACCCCGGAGAGCCCGTTGTTCATCTGGGCCATCTGGAGTTCGTAGTCGAAGTCGCTGACGGCCCGCAGGCCCTTCACGATCGCCGGGATGTCGCGCTGCTTGCAGAAGTCCACGAGCAGGCCGTGGAAGGACTCGACCTCGACGTTGCCGAACTCGGCGGTGACCTCGCGGATGAGCTCGATCCGCTCCTCGACCGAGAACAGGCCCTTCTTGGACTGGTTGATCATCACCGCGACGTGCACGACGTCGTACAGCTTCGAGGCTCGGCCGATGATGTCGAGATGTCCGTTGGTGATGGGGTCGAACGACCCCGGGCA from Streptomyces drozdowiczii carries:
- a CDS encoding cell division initiation protein, with amino-acid sequence MDVQKKLDEIVATVGNARSMPMSASCVVNRAELLAMLEEVREALPGSLAQAAEVIGGHEQLVEQARQEAGRIIENAHAERTALISDTEIARRSQAEADRILAEARKEADEVRAEADEYVDSKLANFEVVLTKTIGSVDRGREKLLGRGQGFDAQGYEDPDFAEAPERSADPETLRQRADEYVDTKLGAFEAVLAKTLEAVGRGRQKLHGRVATDELGAHIAAQDAAGDQGHTSDEDHWAGLAEVAAPQPLPIPHQTEPQYAQPEPQYAQGYGYQDQQQDAYQPQQDVYGYQQQPDPYAAYQQQQGYDAWQQPQQPLPQNGEAALDETSLFDTSMIDLDQLRRYEQER
- a CDS encoding YceD family protein → MFDTHELGRRPGAMKRLTRTADAPADLGVGGVIGVPEGAPVELDLRLESVMEGVLVTGTARATVEGECVRCLEPLSREVEADFQEMFSYPDADDRNHGKPADPADDAEDDEDRLFLEDGLFDLEPVLRDAVVLALPMQPVCKESCAGLCSECGVRLDENPGHHHDAVDARWAALQGLAETIQDGEKDNMGGAAPGVDKKQEK
- the coaD gene encoding pantetheine-phosphate adenylyltransferase, giving the protein MRRAVCPGSFDPITNGHLDIIGRASKLYDVVHVAVMINQSKKGLFSVEERIELIREVTAEFGNVEVESFHGLLVDFCKQRDIPAIVKGLRAVSDFDYELQMAQMNNGLSGVETLFVPTNPTYSFLSSSLVKEVAAWGGDVSHLLPPVVQRALTERLAQR